A genome region from Bacteroidetes bacterium SB0662_bin_6 includes the following:
- a CDS encoding acyl-CoA dehydrogenase: MPYYHFLQDVAIIWVVIVFILAFFAAGYTGASLLVHTLLWSALLYGLGAPVWLWILLGVFALVFHVPALRRALVSGPVMQVFRSSGFLPAISETERMAIEAGDVWVDGDLFSGRPDFGKLLNMPYPALTDEERAFMEGPLERLCAATDDWEVHRRGDLPEAVWDVLKEERFLGMIIPREYGGLGFSALANSTVVMKTATRSLPLSITVMVPNSLGPAELLIHYGTQAQRDYYLPRLARGEEIPAFALTEPGAGSDAGSIISEGVVFRADDGSIRLRLNWNKRYITLAGIATILGLAFRLKDPENLLGKGTDPGITCALIPTDTPGVETGWRHDPLGMAFVNSKTEGHDVVVPVDVIIGGKEGAGRGWRMLMESLAAGRGISLPAQSTGGAQYACRIASAHAAVRKQFGLPIGRFEGIEEPLARIGGYTYAMEAMRRYTCGAIDQGAKPAVVTAIAKYNATEMQRRIVNDAMDILGGNAISCGPRNLLAHAYMAAPIGITVEGANILTRTLMIFGQGAIRCHPYAYAEIDALARGDLAAFDRNLWKHIGHVFRNGCRAKALYITRGRLSRSPVRGPSARYVRKLNWASATFAFMADLAMGVLGGDLKRKEKLTGRFADIFSSLYIGTAVLRRFEAEGRRKEDAPFMHWAMQHTLTRIQAGFEGLFGNLRLPGGVTWLLSGPCALWFRMNRFGSYPSDRLGRKVARALQTPGEQRDRFTAGVYHADDEAASGSLGRLERAFRLSAEAEPVLARIRNSMRQGALTRSRPEKALDAACEAGVISAEECDLVKEAEAARAAYIEVDAFTLEEYAAMRGSADASVTSPGSTAPA; encoded by the coding sequence ATGCCCTATTACCATTTCCTGCAGGATGTAGCGATCATCTGGGTAGTGATCGTGTTTATTCTGGCGTTTTTCGCGGCGGGATATACAGGTGCGTCGCTGCTCGTGCATACCCTCCTGTGGTCGGCCCTGCTTTACGGGCTGGGCGCACCCGTCTGGCTCTGGATACTGCTGGGTGTGTTTGCCTTGGTTTTTCATGTGCCCGCACTGCGCCGCGCCCTTGTTTCCGGCCCGGTGATGCAGGTGTTTCGTTCCTCGGGTTTCCTGCCCGCGATTTCCGAAACCGAACGGATGGCCATCGAAGCGGGGGATGTATGGGTGGATGGGGATTTGTTTTCCGGACGGCCCGATTTCGGAAAGTTGTTGAATATGCCGTATCCCGCTCTGACGGACGAGGAACGCGCATTCATGGAAGGCCCCCTGGAACGACTGTGCGCCGCGACCGACGATTGGGAAGTGCACCGGCGTGGAGACCTTCCCGAAGCCGTGTGGGACGTACTCAAGGAAGAGCGTTTCCTGGGCATGATCATACCCAGGGAATATGGCGGCCTGGGTTTTTCGGCGCTTGCCAATAGTACGGTCGTGATGAAAACGGCGACCCGGTCGTTGCCGCTGTCGATTACGGTCATGGTGCCGAATTCGCTGGGGCCTGCCGAATTGCTTATTCACTACGGTACGCAGGCCCAGCGCGACTATTACCTCCCGCGTCTGGCGCGGGGCGAGGAGATTCCTGCTTTTGCGCTCACCGAGCCGGGAGCCGGCTCCGATGCGGGTTCGATCATTTCGGAAGGTGTGGTATTCCGGGCGGACGACGGATCGATCCGGTTACGCCTGAACTGGAACAAGCGGTACATTACGCTGGCGGGGATAGCGACCATTCTGGGGTTGGCATTTCGCCTGAAAGACCCGGAAAACCTGCTTGGCAAGGGGACCGACCCCGGTATTACGTGCGCGCTTATTCCGACGGATACTCCCGGTGTGGAGACCGGCTGGCGACATGATCCTCTTGGAATGGCGTTTGTCAACTCGAAGACGGAGGGGCATGATGTGGTTGTGCCGGTGGATGTCATCATCGGGGGCAAGGAAGGAGCCGGTCGCGGCTGGCGCATGCTCATGGAATCGCTGGCTGCGGGACGGGGTATCTCGCTCCCCGCACAAAGTACCGGCGGGGCGCAGTATGCATGCCGCATCGCCTCGGCGCATGCGGCGGTGCGCAAACAGTTCGGGTTACCTATCGGACGGTTCGAGGGTATCGAAGAACCGCTGGCGCGTATTGGGGGCTACACGTATGCCATGGAGGCCATGCGCCGCTACACTTGTGGGGCCATAGATCAAGGGGCGAAGCCTGCGGTCGTGACAGCTATCGCCAAGTACAATGCAACGGAGATGCAGCGTCGGATCGTAAACGACGCCATGGATATCCTCGGCGGGAACGCTATATCGTGCGGCCCGCGCAATCTGCTGGCCCATGCGTACATGGCGGCCCCGATAGGGATCACGGTCGAGGGAGCCAACATTCTCACGCGTACGCTTATGATTTTCGGGCAGGGGGCTATCCGGTGCCATCCGTACGCGTATGCGGAAATCGATGCACTGGCGCGGGGCGATCTTGCCGCCTTCGATCGGAATTTGTGGAAACACATAGGCCATGTGTTCCGGAACGGTTGCCGGGCCAAGGCGCTCTACATCACCCGGGGGAGGCTCAGCCGTTCGCCCGTGCGGGGACCGTCGGCGCGGTATGTGCGGAAGCTGAACTGGGCGTCCGCTACGTTTGCGTTCATGGCGGATCTTGCGATGGGTGTGCTTGGAGGGGATCTCAAACGCAAGGAAAAACTCACCGGTCGGTTTGCGGACATTTTTTCCTCGCTGTATATCGGGACGGCAGTGCTCCGCCGTTTCGAGGCGGAGGGGCGCCGCAAGGAGGATGCGCCGTTCATGCATTGGGCCATGCAGCATACGCTGACCCGCATTCAGGCGGGGTTCGAGGGGCTTTTCGGGAATCTGCGTCTGCCGGGTGGCGTCACCTGGTTGCTTAGCGGTCCGTGCGCACTCTGGTTTCGGATGAATCGTTTCGGCAGCTATCCTTCCGATCGGCTCGGGCGCAAGGTGGCCCGGGCCCTGCAAACGCCCGGCGAGCAGCGGGATCGGTTCACGGCGGGGGTATACCATGCAGACGACGAAGCCGCCTCGGGCAGCCTTGGCCGGCTGGAACGGGCCTTCCGGCTTTCGGCGGAGGCGGAACCGGTGCTGGCCCGGATCAGAAACTCGATGCGCCAGGGTGCACTGACGCGCAGCCGTCCGGAAAAAGCCCTTGATGCTGCCTGCGAAGCGGGGGTGATTTCCGCAGAGGAATGCGATCTCGTAAAGGAGGCGGAAGCCGCCCGCGCAGCCTACATAGAAGTGGATGCGTTCACGCTCGAGGAGTATGCGGCGATGCGGGGGAGTGCAGATGCTTCGGTCACATCACCGGGTAGTACCGCGCCAGCATAA